From the genome of Solanum pennellii chromosome 6, SPENNV200:
tattatgtttttctactaaaaaattcaaatttgatttattaatacTGATCAACTGTATTGGCACGTATGccatatgtatgtgtatatatacatgtagTTACTCTTTCAATCATGAGGTAGTATTAAAGCTCAAGGCATCAACtataaagaatattttattaaaatatgattgtttATAGTAGTTATTTTTCATTGGTGTATTGTTGTTGATCACATCTGTAAGGGAGTTTGTATTTGACATTTAAGAACAATTACCAaccttcattcattttttaaatcacATAAATGAATTAAGGATGAATCATCAAATTCTTTGACATGTAATTGTATACTTCAACTgattctcttatatatataatatatacctattattttttctgaaaaattaaatatagatgaaaatgaatgaataaattataaaaatatagaaataatttttgaaaaaatcataaaagatTATATAAAAAGTCAAAGGAAACACGATTGAAGAgataaataagatattttaaaatgcAAAGTATAATATGACTGAGTGATTTTATGAGAGAAATTACTgagtttttgagaaaaaaaattgtgatttgtataaaattaaatatcgCTCAATCATAAGACAACTACAAATTACTTTGGTATTTCTCCACATGTGAGTCATTTTTAATATGCAACTAATAACCATTTTTGGATTGTAAAATCTCAACAATTCAAATCAATCATTCTTTCAATCTTCCTTCACTCCTCATCGTGAAACTATCAACTACACAATTACTCATTTGTTTCGCATGCTGAAAGACAACAAAATTTAGTGACCGTGACACAACGGAGTGATCGCAGTAATAGAGTTGATAATGTAATTTACAAGTAGATATTATCCTAATCTAAATTTAAATGGACAAGTAATAACCCAATTAGgcgattaattattttattgtaattgaaatgtattttttttagtgtaattaattttatatatatatatatatatatatatatatatatatgtatgtatgtatatatatacgaaAAGATTAAATCTTGATGTTCTTTTATTATAGGTATATATGCAAGTCAAAGTCAACAAACTGAATACTAATacgataataatataatatttttttaaaaaaatttaaaacgaaAATTACCAGTCAAATATTGTAAATCTAATAGAATAAAATCAATAGAAGAAATTTAAGAGTTAAATGAAACATTATGCTAGGGGTGTGTTCGTTTTTTCAGTTCGATTTTATACTATTCGGTTTAGATTTTCGGTTTTGAAAAAGTGTAATCCAattcaaactaaaaataaattcgatttgatttggtttttcactttttagtttgGATTTTTTCGATTTGATTAATCGGTTATGTCAATAATTAGAAATATAACAAAAGTATTTgcaatttaaaatgtatttttaaatataaatcacAAATAAAACGTAAAACACAgtacttaaaaatatatcaattatagatatccaaatataagaaaataaactaaatatcAAAAAAGGACAAAAGTGGTTAACTCCaacttaacatatatatatatagataattcGTTTTTTTcggtttttctttttctaaaactgaaaccaaaccaaaaaaccaaacaaagtaaattataaattcaaaactaaaccaaaaatttaaaaaaattaattcaaattaaaatttaatttaatttaatttaattttcgaTTTAATCCAAATAGTGCACGCCCTATATTATAATATTCACCAAATAAACATAGTCCAAATTGACGGGGGTACTGAACCATTTTTATATTAGGACGGTGTTGCTCGTTCTTCTTTTTGCCGATCAGCCAGTGAAAGTAGACGCCGAGCCATGGCCGGAAGGAGTCAACCTCCGTACAGGCCAAGACCTaatttttcctcttcttcttccagATCCTACCACCCTTCTCAACCTTCCCGCAACTTTCAGTCCCACCACACCAAAAATGTCAATTCTTCTACGCCTAATGGTACCCCAATTCAGAACAACGCTTCCGACAACAAGACGAGCTCAAGCAATTGGGACAAAGTCATTGATGAAGATATTGACGACATTCAGAGTTTAGTTGGAACTTGCCCTTTCATGTGTCCTGGTACACCAATTCTCCTCTATTTTCCTTTATGGACTGCTTTTTTAAAGTGCGCTAAAATGGAAGTAAACCAATAAATGCATAAACTATCAATTTGAAGTAAATTCTAGAAGGAGGTACTTCTACTGCCTTTAAATCCTGGACCGTGTGAACCTACAATATTAAATAAGTTAagtgttttttctttaaaaaaattgcagTTGAGGAGAGGGAGAAAAGAGAGAGGCTGCGAGACTTAGCAGTGTTTGAGAGGCTACATGGAAATCCTCGACAATCATCACCAAGCCTTGCTGTTAAAAAGGTACTCCCTCCCTTTTTATTTGCTCATCTATTTTTGACTTcacacaaaatttaagaaaataaataagtaacactttgaatcttgtggtctttgattaaagatatgaaaaaatgtatcaaaatgtcatcTCATGGACTTGAACATGGAGTGTTGAAATTAAAAAGTTGCCAATAAAGTAAAgagacatttttttaaaaacgaaTTGACAGAGAAagtaatacaaaaaaatttgaaatgaaatgagTTAACATTTTGGTATGCTAGCACGTAGGAGGAATATTTTGATTAGTTATTTCTTTACCCTGTTTGTTTGATCAACTGAATTCTAAGGATAACTAGTCTCAAGTCCAGTTAATAGAAGAAGGTTTATGACCAGTGAATGAATTATGAATCTTCTGAATACTAAAATAGCCATTGCGTACATAGATTCACGTAGCTAACCCCAACTGGATTCGTATTGAGGTGTAGTTGATAGTTGATACTCTATTAATTTGTTTGATCAGCTAAACTGAACTTGCTTTATGTTTCACTTCACAAAACATTTCTAGTTCGAACCAGCTTGTCAAATATGTGGAAACAATCTAAATTGTAATAGCTCATCAAGCATTTACTATGGCCTTTTTGTGATCATCAATGTACAgtaattgataaaaaataaaatgttttaatcTTCGCCGATAATACAGGTGATAAGTTGTGCTTGTGTTGCCATCTGGGACATAAAAGTTAACATTTAGTCTTGGACTGTCATATAACAGTTTTACGACGCTACAATGTATGAATACAATAATACACCTTGGCTAAAACTTTGTTATACGGCAGACTAAGTGACTCTCCAGTTTTGAGGTTCCGTAAAAGAGATGAAGAAACAGCTGGATAATACGACAAAtgtaaagcaatttaatataaGGAAGTAGAAAAAAGTTGGTGACTTATCCGATACCAAACAATTTTCCCTACCATGCATTGACTACTTACTGCCAAATTTTAGATATTAGTGCCAAATGGTTAATACCAACCAAGCCGAGCTCATTTTTCATCGTGGATAGCAGAACATGCTTTTTCCCTGAGAGTTAGAAGGCCCTTCCTTATTAATTTTGGAGGTAGAAGGCACCTGCTTCAACTTTCACATAAGAACTATTAACATTACAGTCCGTAGCTAGAAGCATTAAATAGATATGCTACTCAATAATGTTAGAGAGGATAAAAGACCTAACAAAGTCACTTGGACAAAAGTAATTTTGTGCAATAAGTTTCAAAACAAACTGGACTTGTAACATTGATAAAATGCTGAGCTCTGAAGGggtaaacaaatataaattgttGAACATTCTCATTTTTATCATGTTGAAATATACCCCAGAGCAGTACTAAAGATTCCAAACAGTATTTCTTTTGCTTCGTGTGAAGACAATGGAATTTTATTTCAGTGGTAAAAAAAGAATAGCATGTTCATATCTTAAAAAGTTCCCTATTTCCATTATAATGTACCAGTTCGTAAGTAACATCGTTTCtttcaaacaaaaaacaaaCCAAGATTCAACCCTATCCCAGCCAAATATTGCTGGAGTTCTATACATAATGAGGTCCATATACAAGTGAATTTTTTCCAGGCTAATTCACCCCCTGTTGTGTGTGTGGTTAAGGttcaaaattgatttgataCATAATTAATACGTTTTTTTACTTACAGCATGTATGAGCAATATAGTTTTTAGTCCGTTTCTCTTCTACAATCTGTAGTTATATATCCAGTGTTAGTTGTCGCGAAAGTGATCTTAGATTTGGTCTACATTGCTTTTGATCTTTCCTAAATTTTATTCGCAAATTCAGTCTTTGTTAAATGATGGTTTATTGAATTTCTCTTTGTTAGTTCTGTAGGACTATATCCGTGAAGACTCTGCAAGATTCTGATGTGAGGCCTCTCTCGGTGTTGGAAGATACTTTGAACTATCTGTGTAACTTGCTGGACTCTACCGAGCATCCATTTGAGGTGGTTCATGACTTCATCTTTGATAGGATGAGGTCCATTAGACAAGATCTAAGTATGCAAAATATCTCTTGCAGTCGAGTGGTCTCTATGTATGAGAGAATGGTATGCTTATTTATTCAAGTTATCTTATCCAAAAGAACTTGAATTAGAGCTGgaatgatatacatatatttagatGTATGAATCATGATATTGTTGCATCTGAACATCTTACGCTTCCTGAATCGCAATCTAGTTGCTCAAGTCTTCAGATCCAGTGGGAGCGAATATTTAACACTGAACCGATTGCAGAAAGCAAAAGAAAATTGATCCAGGAATTTGAGAAGCTTGTAAAATGAATTCAAAAGACGAATGGAATTGATAATAAGAAGTGGATATGCTGTTAGATGTGGATGGTGTATCCGCTACTATATACAATTCGTAAACTATTCATAGATGCAAAACGCTACCTTAACCTCTTGTCCGTTTTATCCTACTGCTATTTTCTTGCATACCGACTTCATCAGTTCCTTGTCTATTTTAGGGAGCAAGAATTCTGTTGTAAATAGCTTTCGTAATTATGCACCTTTAAGGTGCTTTTGTTAAtgattttctttacttttccttaaacaaaagaaaaaaagggggggggggattaaGGAATATTACTGACTTGATTGTTCACATTACACAGTAGGGGCCCTTTATATCAGAATCCTCATCTAATACAACAAGGTAAGTGATTGCTATAGGGTAAGTATTTGTTCTCCTGCAGTGTAGATAGTATTTTAATATACTACAACATTAATTACTCtgcttgttcagttattttATACAATGAATCTAGACATATTGTAAATTTAGAAACATTTTACCATATAAAAAACTTTTCTTGATCTAAGACatactccctctatttcatTTTATGGGTCTTAGTTTAAGACCTGATTCTTGTGTCTTGAGCTAAAAGTATACATAACATACCAAAAATATACTGACTCTTCTAGTCTTAAACATGCTATTGCAACTGCAGTAGCTGATATACTTGTATCAAGGGTTACCGATTCACGTAAGCATTAGGAGTTTTGGTAGAATTCTTTTGAGATGGATGTAACTTCATACCTCCTCTTTATTCGTATTACCCCCTTCTTTGTTGATCTTTTGTTTGGCTGGTGTAATGAAGAGGAGGCTTCTTATTTAGGAAACCTagcaaaattatttaatttaatggatTCTAGGCTTAAAATGTTCAAGTGATCCTTCTATTAGTTTAACTGCAGAAAGTTCAGAATTATGTAgctttaatatgtttttttctaCAGGTTAAATTCCATATAATTTCCCAGCATAAACTTAGAAGATGTAGCGGTTCAAATATTTCTTCGCTGTCATACCTCAACATGGAGCAGCTAACAAAGGCATTGGCGACTTTATTTAATCTTTATGAAGCAAATCGTACTACAGCGTCCATCTTCAAAAATGAAGctgaatttttttccttttatgtgCTTCTCCACCTTGATTCCAAAACCCAAGGAACAGTTGCGTTTTTTTATATTGTCGTTGTATTTATCAAAGATTGTGAGTTGCAGTTGAATATCAGGTGCCTACTCAGAGACCATTTTGTTTGTACAATTTCACTAAACATTGTACTTTTTGATTTGCAGGGGGAGACACTATCTTTATGGTTTCGTCGTGTTCCTTCTCACATTATGAAGTCGACAGAAATGAATTTTGCTCGTAAGATCTTGAGGTAGATCAATGGCATTTTGAGTCAATCACCATTGATAGTAGAATACATTTATTGTTGTACATGGGAAGGTCAacttttacttcttattttgtGGCAGATACTTTAAATTGGGCTTCTACAAGAAATTTATTCATACAACAGAGTCCGAGTCATCGTACTTGCAGTATTGCATTATTGAACCTTCTATCAATGAGGTGAGTTCTTGTATAATAGCAAAAATTGCTCCTGTGGCATATGCTCTCTCTCATTTGCCTGACAAATATCTATTCACCACTCCACTTTCCGTCACTGTTGGAATATAATTGGGGTTTGATCCTTCTCCTACCATACGAGTCTGCTTCTTACTCGGAAGAAAACTGAAAACTGAGGCTGGTCTGTAATGGCAGACTTTAACTTATAGTGTGAAACATCCCTAGCTAATGCGAAACCAAATGCTCCATTTTTAGTGCTTTCACAAATATCTCTACTTTGTAAATATGATTCTTTTCTAACTTcttttattgttcttttttatttttttgataatttgattCCCCTTAATTTGTTCCATCTGCATTACTAAGGTTCGATCACTAGCTATTTCCTGTGTGAATCATGG
Proteins encoded in this window:
- the LOC107021303 gene encoding SAC3 family protein C isoform X1, which gives rise to MAGRSQPPYRPRPNFSSSSSRSYHPSQPSRNFQSHHTKNVNSSTPNGTPIQNNASDNKTSSSNWDKVIDEDIDDIQSLVGTCPFMCPVEEREKRERLRDLAVFERLHGNPRQSSPSLAVKKFCRTISVKTLQDSDVRPLSVLEDTLNYLCNLLDSTEHPFEVVHDFIFDRMRSIRQDLSMQNISCSRVVSMYERMVKFHIISQHKLRRCSGSNISSLSYLNMEQLTKALATLFNLYEANRTTASIFKNEAEFFSFYVLLHLDSKTQGTGETLSLWFRRVPSHIMKSTEMNFARKILRYFKLGFYKKFIHTTESESSYLQYCIIEPSINEVRSLAISCVNHGGYKPQPFPLVTLSKLLMMKEWDVASFCKDSGLQTSVDEEGNSCLPTKQTTLIHPKGGLHKYYPLESERFERFSVEL
- the LOC107021303 gene encoding SAC3 family protein C isoform X2 — protein: MAGRSQPPYRPRPNFSSSSSRSYHPSQPSRNFQSHHTKNVNSSTPNGTPIQNNASDNKTSSSNWDKVIDEDIDDIQSLVGTCPFMCPVEEREKRERLRDLAVFERLHGNPRQSSPSLAVKKFCRTISVKTLQDSDVRPLSVLEDTLNYLCNLLDSTEHPFEVVHDFIFDRMRSIRQDLSMQNISCSRVVSMYERMVKFHIISQHKLRRCSGSNISSLSYLNMEQLTKGETLSLWFRRVPSHIMKSTEMNFARKILRYFKLGFYKKFIHTTESESSYLQYCIIEPSINEVRSLAISCVNHGGYKPQPFPLVTLSKLLMMKEWDVASFCKDSGLQTSVDEEGNSCLPTKQTTLIHPKGGLHKYYPLESERFERFSVEL
- the LOC107021303 gene encoding SAC3 family protein C isoform X3; translation: MEILDNHHQALLLKRTISVKTLQDSDVRPLSVLEDTLNYLCNLLDSTEHPFEVVHDFIFDRMRSIRQDLSMQNISCSRVVSMYERMVKFHIISQHKLRRCSGSNISSLSYLNMEQLTKALATLFNLYEANRTTASIFKNEAEFFSFYVLLHLDSKTQGTVAFFYIVVVFIKDCELQLNIRCLLRDHFVCTISLNIVLFDLQGETLSLWFRRVPSHIMKSTEMNFARKILRYFKLGFYKKFIHTTESESSYLQYCIIEPSINEVRSLAISCVNHGGYKPQPFPLVTLSKLLMMKEWDVASFCKDSGLQTSVDEEGNSCLPTKQTTLIHPKGGLHKYYPLESERFERFSVEL